One Tachysurus vachellii isolate PV-2020 chromosome 14, HZAU_Pvac_v1, whole genome shotgun sequence genomic window, TCATCATTAGAGAAGTAAAGACACAGAAAGAGCATTAGAGAAAATGATTGTAGGTATAATAGTGTTCAGGCACTTGGCCTATTCCTAAGGGACTTATTAGCTTATTACTTGGATGTTAAGCTACCCATTGAGATGAGCTATGGGAACACAGCTCCATGTCCAGCAGTTATAATAGCACTAAATAACTCATACGGCCCCTGAGAGGATCCTACACTCCGGCACGAAGAGAGCCCAAGACAGGAACAAATGATAAAAGAGAGACATGTGAAGGAGAGctgaaggagaggagaggagaggagaggatgaAGGCTCTTAGGTAAAGGACGCAAAAGACCCATGACGGGTTGGTTTACATATTCAGAACAGCAGTACAcccatgtgagtgagtgtaaatgtGTCTTAGAGTAAGGTAGAATTCTTACTGTGTTTATGACAAGTGTACAAGCCAGCTATTTGAATATATCTACTTTTTCAGTCCTCAATGCAGGCACAGATATTAAATCCACCTCCCCTTCCTGGCCGCCTGAAGTCGGAATTATTACGCTATTATCCTTTTTAATGCACAAATTGCTGGACCTTAGTGTGTTTTGGAATTAGTTTTGCATAACTGTATATGTAATGCTGTGATTAAGGATTTCTGGCACTGGAGATAAGTGAATTCTCTATAGCTATTCAGAGAATGAAGGGGGAAACAACTAATAAGTTTTAATGGGGAAAGAGAGAGTTTGTACGTGGTACTGTAGCTGTGCAACTTCTTTTGGGCTACTTCTGAACTTTCAAATCCTAGTCAGAGTCTGTGTAAAACACTCTAATTATGGTATTtactgtaccacacacacacacacacacacacacacacacacacacacacacacaccataaacccATTTGCAACCTGAATAATATTAGCAGGCTAAGCCAGTCCAATATAATCGAGGCTTTAGACGACTTAGGGACTTAAAGGAGATTTTAGTTGAACTCATCGGTTTGCTAAATCCATCTAAATTAGGCTAGTTAGCTAACTAGCAAGCTAAGCCTGTTACATCCATGGATAGTTTACTGATATAATAGTGAGACGAAACAGACGATGTAAAGACGGACCTCCTCGGACCAATTATCCCTCCAAACCACAAACATCTACTGTTGACTTGGTGTCCAATTCAATACTATGCAGTAAAAACAAGTGTTCTTTTGAACACTTTTCCAATTCTGACGCCCAACCAAACAACACAACATTCTGGCTTGCTTTTATATGCTTCTGCAGAAAGAGGTGTGACGTGTAACAGTGACGTGTCTCACTCGTGGCTCTATACACACTTTGTGGTAGTCTAAACAATTCCAGATAATACATCAAAAGTGTAACTCtgcatttttgttatttatttatttatttatttattttaaataaccaCAAGCCCACTGTATTGATCCACTATATAATACATTCGATATTTGTGGAGTTGTATTTGCATTATTTCCTTGCAATATCCACTTAATATACCAATGATTCAATCAGCTGATCTAAAATTCATTAATACTCAAGAGTgctatttgttcatttgttaattaataaatacattaattactGGTGTAAATATtggaaatgttaaaaatatacagCTAATATCTAAATTGTGTGGTCTTAAATAGAAAGTATACAGGGTTGcagttaaaatgaaaacaattaacATTGTTGGAAAAAGATTAAGATTTAATATTAATGGCGAAAGACAGAAGTGTCACAAATTAAGAACATTTCTAAAGTGCCAGAAGGAATATACATGAGCTTTGCAATATCCCCACAGGAAGTTAATAAAACTGGGCAATAATCATAGTGTAAGCTTGTTGGTTATAGCAGCTTTGTTTTGTTGTCAGAAAAGAAAGTTGTTTTAATGGATCTGGATGGTTGTACAATTTTTAATCATCATTTttcaacaatatttaataagaaTATGGCCAATGCAACAACACTCATCCTAAGGCCACCAACAGGAGAATGGCTTAGGATGATGGAGCAGAAAAATATGATCATTACCTGAAGATTATTTTGAAGAATGTTTCTATTTATGTTTCTAATATTTTCTCCAGTGTTTCAGAATTCAGCCAAAATTTTACTCAAATCATATCACAGAATGTGAAAAGTAATAAACTTCACAGTTCTTATCTAAATATTACTGCTATCagctgtgaaaataaaatatgatcattttgatcacatattttcatattttttgttgATCAGAGTTAatcagggtttaagccccagcatcgccaagctgccacctttgggcccttgagcaaggccctgaaccttttctgctccaggggcgctgtatcgtGGCTAAACTCGTGCTCTGACTTTAACCTCCAAAGAATTTCACTGGGCAAAAATGTAGGCATTGTCTCTGTTGTGCAGTCACcattgtgtttttcttctttctaaTAAATCATTAATTCACTTTTGAACAGGTTACATATAATAAATTCTACAGACAATTGTATCCTATACATACTGAAGAAAGAGTTTGTATGCAGTTAAACGACCAAAAGCCATATTGATTCCCTCCATACGCTAAAAATATTCGcaataacattaaacataattgCGCACACAGGAACTTCGCTTCAAAAAGAAGGTAATGTAGTTTGGTgtgttctgtaaatgtaaatcagacaGAGATGGGTATCATTTAAATAGATGCTTCATTTAAATAGATGCATTTAGGACAACAGGTTGCTTTGTATGTGGTGCTGTAATTCTTCAATAGGCTTCAGTATCATATCAACATGTGGAATTCAGTGTTATATTAGAGGTCTGCTTATATGCTTTATATCTGTTGAATAAGTtctaatagaaataaaaccctagctaaaatatttaactttttacTGGTAATTGAGGTGAGTTGAGAGAAAATGAACAATATTAATACTCAGCTTTATATTAGCCTTAGCGACCAGATTTGAATATCCCAAATACCACCAGTGAGTAGAGTAAAAcagaatagagtagaataaaATCCttgatttttgtcacatatacattactgcacagtgaaattctttcttcgcatgtcacagctttggaggttgggggcAGAACAcatggtcagccatgatacagtgcccctggagacTCTGCCTGGGATTAAGGGCCATGCTAAGAGTAAAAGTGGTATTAGCAGtttggtagtgctggggcttgaaccccgatcatCCAATCAACAACATAGAGCTTTAACCACGAGTCATCAAAAATTTGCCAAAATATTGGAATCTGATCATCATATTACTGTTGCCATTAtatgctaaaataaataaagaaaataaatccagCCACAATACAAGGTCCATATGGACTACATACCTGCCAGCATGTAGTTCTGTGCAGTAGCCAAACTTTTATGCAAACTCACTGCTTTACTCTCTGTTTCTTACATATTAGATCATTTTAAACCACACAGATCTCATGATACAGTAAATGGTTGTCTCCATATATTCCCAGAACCTTTGATTTTACCTCCACATCTATTCAACGTTTAATTTAAAGAGAATGTGGGATTGGGGGGCATGATATATGACGGcactcaaacaaacaagcatATCTTCATGACCTTCCATGACCATATCTTAGTTTGGGAAGAGGCTTTCTTATATTGTATGAGATGTTAACTAATGTAGAAgtactgactttttttatttctattttttctctatcttttatGTGTAGGTGTGAAGGCTTATGAGCAGTGCATTTCCTGAGGGAGCTTTTCCTGAGGCAGGAACAGATGGACGGAATAAACTTCACGTTGGGGAATTCCTCTGAGGGAAATGAAACGGAGCCAGAAGTGGAGACGAGCTCGTATAAAACAGTGGAGGTGGTGTTCATTGTGCTAGTAGCAGGCTCACTTAGCCTGGTAACTGTGGTTGGGAACATACTAGTAATGCTCTCTATAAAAGTCAACAGAAGCCTACAGACTGTCAATAACTACTTCCTGTTCAGCTTGGCATGCGCTGACTTCATCATCGGGCTTTGCTCTATGAACCTCTATACTGTTTATATTGTCATTGGTGCCTGGCCACTTGGCCCTGTAGTGTGTGACCTGTGGTTGGCTCTGGACTATGTGGTCAGTAATGCATCAGTCATGAACTTGCTCATTATCAGTTTTGATCGCTATTTCTGCGTCACAAAGCCGCTGAGTTATCCTGTAAAGAGGACGACTAAGATGGCGGGGATGATGATCGCTGCTGCCTGGGTGCTGTCCTTCATCCTCTGGGCTCCAGCTATTCTCTTTTGGCAGTTTATTGTGGGTGGACGCACTGTGCCAGAAAGAGAGTGTTATATCCAGTTCTTTTCAAACGCAGCCGTTACTTTCGGCACGGCTATTGCCGCCTTCTACTTGCCTGTAATTATCATGATGGTGCTATATTGGCAAATCTCTCGAGCCAGCAAGAGTCGCGTGAAAAAGGACAACCGGAAGCCTTCAGGCACCAACACCGCAACCGGATCTCCAGGACAGAATCGCAGCAACGCCGCCAACAAGCTGGACAACAACAATGTGATGGCCGAGGACCGCGATAGGAATCAAACCCAAACTACAGATGAAATGACCAACCAGCATGACAGCAAAATCCAGAATGGCAAAGCGCCATCCACAGCCAGTGGCGAGAAAGAAGCCAAAGAAACCAATAGGGACAACTGTGTCCCTgttgaagagaaagagagttccAATGACTCCACTTCAGGCAGTGGGGCCACAGCTCATCAGAAGCCAGAACCCAACAACACTCAGACACCTGCACGGCACCAGGCCAAGACCGGTGCCTCTAAACTTACCTGCATTAAAATTGTCACCAAGTCCCCTAAGGGAGACTGTTATACTCCCTCCAACACCACAGTGGAGATCGTACCGGCAGCTGAGAAGCAGAACCATGTGGCCCGCAAGATTGCAAAGATGACTAAGCAGCCCCCCAAAAAGAAGAAAGCAGCTCCTTCCCGGGAGAAGAAGGTGACACGCACCATCATGGCTATCTTGGTGGCATTCGTAGCCACGTGGACACCCTATAACGTGATGGTTCTTATCAATACGTTCTGCTCCAGCTGCATCCCAAACACAGTGTGGACCATTGGCTACTGGCTCTGCTACATCAACAGCACCATCAACCCTGCGTGCTACGCTCTGTGCAATGCCACATTCAAAAAGACCTTCAAACAGCTGTTGCTTTGTCAGTATAAAAACATACGCTCGACCAGATGAGCTACAATATCAGTATGCATGTTtgcatgtatgtttatgttttttgtgcgtctgtgtatagtttggagtgagtgtaaaaaCCGTGGCAGCTGGGTGGGGCTTGGTTTCTTTTGGTTTTTGTATCGTGTGGGTTCAGTTACTGACACCCTGTTGTAGcactttacacacaacacaaccacaACACACGTAGGCAAATACAGTAGATCTTTACGCTTTGTATACAGGAAACCGGAAAAGATTTAAACGTGACCGACCGTTTAGAGAAACCGacgtgaagagaaaaaaaaaattgcagattGGATTTCTATTAGATTTtgtaaaatagaaatgtataaaaacaatatgttaaatgtacaaataaatcgCATGAATATACGTATACATAATATATTAGTGTGGCAGAAGACTGGAGCAGAAACTCCATGTTTGTTTGATATTAATGTTATCTACATATAGTAGAGTAGCTGAAAACAGATTTCATTTGAGAGAGCAGTATAATACTGAATCTGCTCTTTTAAAGGGACAATAGGGCTGACTGAACACTCAAACCTAGAGTTTGGACTTCAGTGTAAAATAATATGTGTAAATACTTGTTTATAACCTTGTATAGTATTtgccatttgtgtgtgtgtgtgtgtgtgtgtgtgtgtgtgtgtgtgtgtgtgctgtgtgtgtgtgtgtgtgtgctgtgtgtgtgtgctgtgtgtgcgtgtgtgtgtgtgtgtgtgtgtgtgtgtgaggtagatCTTGATTTATAGATAGGAATTATAACTGATGGGCTAttggctgctgtgtgtgtgctgtgctgtgctgtgtgtgtgtgtgtgtgtgtgtgtgtgtgtgtgtgtgtgtgtgtgtgtgtttgcgtgtgtgtgtgttgctggcCTAAAGCTGAATGAGCTTTTGGAAAACCACTTTGCAGTATCCCCATGTAAGAGCGGGGCAGTGTGAAGTGCTCAGGCCTCCAGAGATGCAAATTAAAGGCTTTTAAAATGATGGCTGATGAGCAGGGTGAAGAGACTCTTCTATAcagagctgttaccatagactTATTTTAATAACTCTTTGCACACTGCTGTTTGTTTCAATGTCACCGGAAGACAAAAAAACGTTTAGAGACAATGAACTGTCTGTCGTGCGTGGTGATAACCAATCTCCAGTTATTTAAAAcccactgcaaaaaaaaaaactcttttgcTTTCTCATGAAAGATGCAGAGATGTAAATGTATGCTCATGCCTGCAGCAAGATGTTCATTCATGCAGTCTGCAGGTGGTTACACCATACCGACAAGCCTGCAGCACTGTTCTGGAGGGATCCTGTGTTTTTTCTGTCAGTGTAGCAGCGTGTGTTGAGACTCAGAGTTGATTATGAGAAAGGTCTAAGCACTGGGTTGTGTATGCATAATGTGTGAGTAGCGATAGAGCTTCCTCTGAGTCTACCTCTCTGTGGTATTGTGTTTTTTCACTGAGGTTTtcaatctgtgtgtatatgtgtgtgtgtgtgtgcgtgtgtgtgtgcgtgtgcgtgcgtgtgcgtgcgtgtgcgtacgtgtgcgtgcgtgtgcgtgcgtgtgcgtgcgtgtgaaaGATCACCCCAGAATGGGGGTTATTCTAAATCACAGGCCTTGGTCTTGTGAATTAAAAGGGCTAGATATTTTGCACGTCATCATGTAGcatcacataaataaaataaaacgacAACAATGAAAATATCCTGAATAtactcaacttttttttttccttttcccaaTTACACCAAATATGAAATGAGTAAACTTAttcctaaacatttttttttactcatttcaagCTTTGAGCATTTCAAGATCGTTCTTATCGTATCTTAACTATATTCGACATCCATTACTTTTGCTTGCTAGACAATTTTTTGGAGAAGTCTGTTGTATTTGAGTAACTATAATTCCTGAGAAATTCCCCTTTCTGTTTACATACTTGACCTCGACTGTCCATCTGTAATTCTATTAGAACTGTTCATGTTAATGCAGGATTCTGGCTAATGTGAAAGATTTAAAAGACTTGTGTCAGGGAATGCGCCGAATTTTAATGTGAAAGAGCCATGTTTTTGCCAAAGGGCAATGGAGTGGAGTGAATCTTTAGATTGGCTCGTGAGGAGCATAAAGGTTTGCGCTGAACGCTGCTGTTCGAGTTAAGGATTTTTGGCTGCAGTGTTTGAAGCAGGAGCAAGTCCTTGCTATGGGCAATACGATACAGAGCAATGTGGATTAAAGAAATAACACAATCTCACGGTAAGATGAATCAGATTATCTGGCAAACCCGAACGCTCTGTGAGATGGAAGATTCAGcagactctgtctgtctgttccacTTACTGCCCCGCACCTTTTTATAATCTCTTTATCCACGAATTGtaagaaaaaggagaaatatttacaaagatTACGCTATTAGTGTTTCCTTTCCGCTTTCTTCCTGACACGTGCTCTACGATCGACTTGACGGAATAATAAATCGatacataaacattaacaataaaattattcacAGTAAATGCTGCCAAGTGAGCCAGAAGATTTTAAGCTTAAGATTATTAATCgtggctaaaaataatcttgctCCATTTGCAGACAGTTTTGCTCATATTCAGCATATAATTCtagaaaaaatgcaaaatgatttgttaatacgataaaaaaaaatctcaataacTATTTAGCGTACCTAGTGGTCAATATGGGAACTGCAACAAGTGTTAATGGACATCCAAAGAGGAGGATTTTCTCTTCCTCACACATGGAAGAGCAGGAAACAGTTTTCTAATGGAGATTATTGGTTGCCAGATTGGTGTAGTTTTAACCAAATCTCCagtcagtggtggctcaagcagttaaggctctgggttgttgattggaggatcagcgTTCAGGCCCAagaactgccaagctgccatgttgggcccttgagcaaggcccctagccctcactgctccaggggtgctgtataaTAGCTGTCCTTGTGCTTTGacccccaacctccaaagtttagaTATATGAAGAAAGAGTATCACTGTGCTGTCATGTatatgtgcaaaaataaaggcttctgccTTTTTTATTCCAAATTGTCATAAATTTGAGGCATTATTTTATTGCAAGATATTTTGCAAAGATTGACAGAGCTACAGAGTGATAATGGAGTGGATAATGTCCATaagttagaaaaagaaaacctgtGAAATAGTTGTTTCTTCATTGCTCAACATTTTGGGCTAGTTTCAGGTCTTTCCTATGGTTTTTGAGATAGTAGATCTGTATGAAAGTGTTACTCTGGAAATCCACTAGAATATGAATGATAACCTTTcgcctttattttgtttgaggCAAAATGTCATTAATAATGTGGTCCTGCCACGTCAAAATCTATAGTCACGACCCACTGCTGCTTCTATCACTGAAGTGTCCAATTTACCACTTTAATCTGAAGTGCTAACAAAGGTCACGACTATCACTGCCATTCTTGTCCGTCCCAGGAATGTGGCATCGCTAGTCAGGATGAGCGAcagactgagagtgagagtgagtgtgagacaggagAGTCGGCTGAGAGAGAAGTCCAATTTCAAATCCAATTTTAAATccaatttcaattttatttgtatagcctttttaacaatggacattgtctcaaagcagctttacaggacatAAAATTGAACataaagagaaaacataaaaatccCTTATGGTatgtggaagaaaccttgagaggaaccagaaagGAACTCtgtcatttgggtgacaccagagagtgtgaatataaacCATTATAAACAATCTAGATTGAGAAGTCTGTATATTTACCTGTTtccccccagacacacacaacacatgactTTATGTCCCCCTGATTGAGGGATGAGTCTGTACGCCACTCCAACAGAGCCCAGATAGCAGAGTGTTACTCTGAGTGTTCAGCAGAGCAAGAATTTTTCCACTAGCAGCTCTCTGTCCAACTCTGGTTGTATCTCGTGCACCGTGACCTGTGATGTGCGAACACATCCTTACATGGTGTCTATCTTATTCATTATGAGAGAACTGAGAGAcgagtgtgtgatagtgtggaGTGGTGAAGGACAGGAGACAGCTGTTTGTCACTGACGGGTGAGTGATGATGAGACTTGGCACGGATAGTGGGTTGGCACTGGGCAGTGATCTGCAGACTgactgtcagagagagagagagagagagagagagagagagatacagagatacagagagagagaattattgaaaaatgtaactaagaaagaaagaaagaaagaaagaaagaaggaaagatggTCTAAAATAGATGGTCTAAACccatacagatgtgtgtgtgtgtgtgtgtgtgtgtgtgtgtgtgtgtgtgtgtgtgtgtgtgtgtgtgtgtgtgtgtgtgtgtacagtatgtgtgtgtatttgaatcACCTTCCAATCAGCACAATATAACACATAACAAAAGCAGATCTTAACAGTTCAAAATGCCTTGAGTTTGTCAATGTTGCCTCATGAGAAATAATTCGAAATCATATAGAATTTCTCATCTTACAATGAATACATACAGAAGTCATccgcagagatgggggactcgagtcatatgtcttgactcgagtcagacttaagtcgcaaattttagacttgagacttgcttgacaaatatttaaaaaagactcgacttgactttgacttgatattcatgacttgagacttacttgtgacttgcacacttacttgtgacttgcacacgtgacttgtgacttactcccacctctggtcaTCCGCCAGAAGAACGAGGCGATTTGACACTTATTAGAAATGTCTAGAAGTAACTCACATGTAAGATGTAATTGTCTTAACACTAGTTACGTACATGGGACTCGATTCATTTGCTAAAATTTGCAGTGTTTGCAGTTtacaaattctttaaaaaaaaaaatgtttcgcATTTTTTAGTCATTGGTTTGGTTTGCTGTATGGAAGGAATTCAATCCTTTCATTAACattcagcatcatgttgtggtgGAATTCCAGGTAACAGACGCCGTTCCAGCGACAGCGTTAGAAATCCGAGGCTCTGACGACACGGTTCTTAACTAATTAGTGAGTCTAACCGTGTGTGTCCTGAACAGAGCTACCACTAACCGAACGTTATCAAGTGCCTTACtcacctgtcttttttttttttcttttttttttttttttatctttctcctGTTATGATACTTCTCGtcggaaaaaaaaacctatggATCCGATCGAacccaaagttttttttaattccgaTTTATTCTTAATTATTCCTTTGCTCCCGTCATTCTGACAGATTTGCATAGCAACATGTATCTAAAAATACACTCTGGTCTTCAGATGTGATAAAAGAGGACTGCGTTTAAACGTATGCACAGCCAATCTCTGGAGGTCTGGGTATGTTTGCTTTTGTGCGCTTtatgtgtgacgtgtgtgtgtgtgattgtgtgtgtgtgtgagtgagatcgTGTCAGTGTGCTGCTGAGTGTTCATATTAAGATATCAACAACAATAATGTCTATATGAAACGATCAAAACTTTATAAAAGAATTACTCAGATactgaggaaacacacacacacacactcacacattgatgagcaatttcacacacaaaaatgggTGCCAAAGACACACTGCCAGCGGCAAGCCAACAAACAAACCCACAAATGAGATGAGCATGCTCAAATACATGACGCTTGCTGCATTGAATCAATTTGAAGAAAAATATCTATCCTTTTTTACGaggttttataaaaataaatatccacTTATTCTGTATAGACGTGTTGTATATAAAGCATGTGTTTATCGCCGAACCGAGGAAATGACTCCGGAGTATCGATTCTGATGTTCTGGAGCATCTGTCAGTGGAAACAAGAGATAATTGGATGTTAAATCAAGAAACCGAATTCTCTAAAGCCCTACAGACAAGCTGAGGTTTTAATTatccagacagaaagagagatgatgatgacagaAAATCATAAATAGTATAAATAATTGTTGTGTACATTCATAGAGTAGAAACACTTCAACCGatgttttgggttgttttttttttttttttttttttttttttttttttgcgtgacggatttaaaataaatctggtGAGGCTTTTCTGTAGACGGTTTCTACAAAGTCATGCCAGCTTTGCCTGTGAGCGAGGCAGGAAATGGcgaggaaaagaaataaaaccttcAAGCaaatcgttaaaaaaaaagaaggtagaAATAAGCACACaaatttctctctttcctcagGGAGTAAGGGAGGAATGGAccaaaaaggaagaaaaaaaaataaagaaacaacatcaacaaaaaagacaaactaACGTGTCTACAGTAAAGAGATTTAGAAAGTAGAATAAGTGTAGGAGGATATGTGGAAATGTACTTCCTGTGTCTACTGTACATACTGAACTCTTTATGTTCTCATGCTGAGGTGTCGTTCTTCACCTTCACGGTGGCTTGTGAATTTCATCAAGTAGAAAAGACGTTTGTTAACAGTTCAAAgctttccactgtacatacagtataaatatatataaataaataaaatgaatatgttaTGTAGTTTGGCACAGTTGATCAATGTAAATACATGTTTATGATTTCATGTTTATGAGCTCCTTTATGTCTTCCCTTCCTTCACTATCCCTCCTGTTTGTACGTCGTGCAACGGTACCGAATTCTTTAAGGAAAGTTGGATGTTTAGAAATTATAAACGAAACTGTAACATGAAATACATTTACGATGAATATTGTGCTCTACTCTTTTTGGAGAATAATTCTATCGAATAAAGATATAAGAGTCTGCAGAGTTTGTTTTGAGTTGGTTTTTATTTGTTGGAATGAAAGTTtatggaaatgaaaataaaacatgaacatCAGGGCACAAGGAGCGGAATGGTGGATTGGAGCTTCAACTttatttgatagatagatagatagatagatagatagatagatagatagatagatagatttatctAGAATTCCTATTATAATTCATTACAATAACCAAATCTACAATaattcaatttatatttataatttctcGAAAGCTTAAAATAGTCTTGTTCTATTGGAAggtcatttataaaaaaaaaaaaaaaaaaaaaaaaaaaggaaagaagctAAACTATTTGCCGATAGAACGAATTATGAAACGAGAAACGAAAAAGTCTAGAAATAGGTTGACTGACTCACAAAGGTCTAGTTGTTGCAGTGCAGATACGCAGGTGAAAGAAAATTGGATCTTGAATAAGGGGCAATTTGAAGAATATTCAAAAAGAAGCAAAACATCCTGCCAGTAGAATAAGCTGAGTACATGATTTAGTAGGTTTTATTCGCTATTATAGATTTCTATTCAAATCTCTACAGTTTTAAGGGTTGGGGGAAGGGGGGAGGACAATTTTCTCTTTTCCATCTTCTCATGTCTTTCCGTCCACGTGTTACTGCTGCCACCCGTGTTGCTTCAATCTCAGGGCAGAAAAATACAGAGGAAGGTGACTGTTATTCCTTTTTTCACCTCTAGTCCAACGGGGCTTGCTCTTTCTTCTTTCCGCCTCGCTTCGGCTTCACCGAGCCTGTAGAGGTACATAAAGCCGCATCAGTCActgacaacacaacacaatgaggCTCTGGCAAGTCTGATGTGGCAggtagggggaaaaaaaaggaagtgctTTAATGAACCTATTTTTTCAATGCCTTGCACAGAGCACTGGAATTTGATGCCATTCACTGATGATGGGGGTCAATCTGCTCGCGTGTGACATAAATAGACTGAGTGAAATAGAGCGCAGTGATTCTAAAGATGACAGACATCTTGAGATTGTTGTATATGCAATGCCAAAAGGTCGCTTATCTAATCAACACCCTATTCTCTTCCTTTTTCCTGTATCTG contains:
- the chrm2a gene encoding muscarinic acetylcholine receptor M2a, giving the protein MDGINFTLGNSSEGNETEPEVETSSYKTVEVVFIVLVAGSLSLVTVVGNILVMLSIKVNRSLQTVNNYFLFSLACADFIIGLCSMNLYTVYIVIGAWPLGPVVCDLWLALDYVVSNASVMNLLIISFDRYFCVTKPLSYPVKRTTKMAGMMIAAAWVLSFILWAPAILFWQFIVGGRTVPERECYIQFFSNAAVTFGTAIAAFYLPVIIMMVLYWQISRASKSRVKKDNRKPSGTNTATGSPGQNRSNAANKLDNNNVMAEDRDRNQTQTTDEMTNQHDSKIQNGKAPSTASGEKEAKETNRDNCVPVEEKESSNDSTSGSGATAHQKPEPNNTQTPARHQAKTGASKLTCIKIVTKSPKGDCYTPSNTTVEIVPAAEKQNHVARKIAKMTKQPPKKKKAAPSREKKVTRTIMAILVAFVATWTPYNVMVLINTFCSSCIPNTVWTIGYWLCYINSTINPACYALCNATFKKTFKQLLLCQYKNIRSTR